A portion of the Sabethes cyaneus chromosome 3, idSabCyanKW18_F2, whole genome shotgun sequence genome contains these proteins:
- the LOC128744592 gene encoding ethanolamine-phosphate cytidylyltransferase isoform X1 — MEHNGSAEKEIRVWCDGCYDMVHFGHANSLRQAKALGHKLIVGIHNDEAITKNKGPPVFTQEERYKMVRGIKWVDEVVEDAPYVTTLETLDSNNCDFCVHGDDITLTADGVDTYHLVKEANRYKEVSRTAGVSTTDLVGRMLLMTRNHFKQGDQEYSVEKDGSSKLGQDHSARSPWTGCSQFLPTTQKIIQFSDGKAPQPTDRIVYVAGAFDLFHVGHLDFLEKAKSYGDYLIVGLHTDPVVNEYKGGNYPIMNLHERVLSVLACKYVNEVVIGAPYSVTEDLMEHFNVDLVCHGQTPIAPDVGNIDPYAVPKQMGKFMLVDSGNPITTEDIVERIIRHRLEYEARNTKKEKKEIEVYEAMQRVKLAEKCG; from the exons TTACGATATGGTGCATTTCGGCCATGCAAACTCCCTGCGTCAAGCGAAAGCACTCGGCCACAAGCTTATCGTAGGAATCCACAACGACGAAGCTATCACTAAAAATAAAGGCCCGCCGGTTTTTACACAGGAAGAGAG atACAAAATGGTACGCGGTATCAAATGGGTGGACGAAGTTGTGGAGGATGCCCCCTACGTGACCACGCTAGAAACGCTGGACAGCAACAACTGTGATTTCTGTGTGCACGGAG ATGACATCACGCTGACGGCCGATGGCGTTGATACGTATCACTTAGTAAAAGAGGCCAACCGGTACAA GGAGGTTTCACGAACGGCCGGTGTGTCGACAACGGATCTGGTGGGTCGTATGCTTCTGATGACGCGGAATCACTTCAAACAAGGTGATCAAGAGTATAGCGTTGAGAAAGATG GCTCATCCAAGCTGGGTCAGGACCATTCCGCTCGCAGTCCCTGGACTGGCTGTTCGCAATTTCTCCCGACAACGCAGAAGATTATCCAGTTCAGCGATGGCAAAGCACCGCAGCCAACGGACCGAATTGTGTACGTTGCGGGAGCATTCGATCTGTTCCACGTGGGGCATCTTGATTTCCTGGAGAAGGCAAAATCTTACGGTGATTATCTGATCGTTGGACTGCACACCGATCCGGTGGTGAACGAGTACAAAGGCGGAAACTATCCGATTATGAATCTGCACGAGCGAGTCCTGAGCGTGCTGGCCTGCAAGTACGTCAATGAGGTAGTCATCGGTGCTCCCTACTCGGTCACGGAGGACTTGATGGAACATTTCAACGTTGATTTGGTGTGTCACGGGCAAACCCCAATTGCACCGGACGTTGGTAATATCGATCCGTATGCGGTGCCCAAACAGATGGGCAAGTTTATGCTGGTGGATTCCG GCAATCCCATCACGACGGAAGACATTGTGGAACGAATCATAAGACACAGGCTCGAGTACGAAGCGCGTAACACCAAGAAGGAAAAGAAGGAGATTGAAGTGTACGAGGCAATGCAGCGGGTGAAGCTTGCCGAAAAATGCGGTTGA
- the LOC128740604 gene encoding venom protease, giving the protein MRVKIQSTTHSIVESESGSSAGNPVRYRSSGIAEPADREFKSTYRIGCPGGSECVALAECPQLLLETARQCYRGDFSLSCGVNELEPYVCCPKLVHNKYDDRADGGCGKSIVQGDFYHGLGAFPFVARIGFKNTKTGTFIYPCSGSIIARQIVLTSAHCALAKADSHRLSSVRIGDYDTRTDPDCGNTGFCAPAAINHAVSQIIVHPDYVDGQYHHDIALLVLRTAINYTVAAQPICLHRRRQDLTVGRRVQIIGWGKLSTSGTKSPELQSLEVPLTSWDQCVRAYTTTGALQSSKSIDGEWMCAGGEGRDACLGFGGAPLIIRERSRYAQIGIMSFGAETCGAPNMPSVYTSIAHYAHWIEANTPTTFV; this is encoded by the exons atgagagTGAAAATTCAGTCTACCA CCCACTCCATTGTGGAAAGCGAATCAGGCTCCAGTGCGGGCAACCCGGTACGGTATCGGAGTAGCGGAATTGCGGAACCAGCGGATCGTGAGTTTAAATCGACCTACCGCATAGGATGTCCGGGCGGAAGCGAATGCGTTGCGCTGGCGGAGTGTCCACAGCTTCTGCTAGAAACGGCTCGCCAATGCTATCGTGGTGATTTCTCGCTGTCCTGCGGGGTCAATGAGCTAGAACCATACGTATGCTGCCCGAAGCTGGTTCACAACAAGTACGACGACCGCGCCGACGGTGGATGCGGAAAAAGTATCGTTCAAGGAGACTTCTACCACGGTCTGGGGGCGTTCCCGTTCGTTGCGCGGATTGGCTTTAAAA aTACAAAAACCGGCACCTTTATTTATCCATGCTCTGGTTCAATAATCGCGCGCCAAATCGTTCTCACGTCGGCACACTGTGCTCTGGCCAAAGCTGATAGCCATCGATT ATCATCCGTTCGAATCGGTGACTACGACACACGCACGGACCCGGACTGCGGAAATACCGGATTTTGCGCACCAGCAGCCATCAATCACGCCGTCAGCCAAATTATCGTTCATCCAGACTATGTGGACGGCCAGTACCATCATGACATCGCACTGCTGGTACTAAGAACGGCTATCAATTACACAG TGGCGGCTCAGCCCATCTGTCTGCACCGGCGACGCCAAGACCTGACCGTCGGTCGTAGGGTACAAATCATCGGTTGGGGCAAGCTGTCGACCAGCGGAACCAAATCGCCGGAGCTGCAATCGCTGGAGGTTCCACTGACGTCATGGGATCAATGCGTTCGGGCCTACACTACGACGGGAGCTCTCCAGTCCTCCAAGTCGATCGACGGCGAATGGATGTGTGCCGGCGGTGAAGGTCGTGATGCTTGTCTCGGCTTTGGGGGTGCCCCACTCATCATCCGAGAGCGGTCCCGCTATGCCCAGATAGGGATCATGTCATTTGGAGCGGAAACGTGCGGTGCACCCAACATGCCTAGCGTGTACACCTCGATTGCGCACTACGCGCACTGGATCGAAGCAAACACGCCAACGACCTTTGTGTAG
- the LOC128744592 gene encoding ethanolamine-phosphate cytidylyltransferase isoform X2: MEHNGSAEKEIRVWCDGCYDMVHFGHANSLRQAKALGHKLIVGIHNDEAITKNKGPPVFTQEERYKMVRGIKWVDEVVEDAPYVTTLETLDSNNCDFCVHGDDITLTADGVDTYHLVKEANRYKEVSRTAGVSTTDLVGRMLLMTRNHFKQGSSKLGQDHSARSPWTGCSQFLPTTQKIIQFSDGKAPQPTDRIVYVAGAFDLFHVGHLDFLEKAKSYGDYLIVGLHTDPVVNEYKGGNYPIMNLHERVLSVLACKYVNEVVIGAPYSVTEDLMEHFNVDLVCHGQTPIAPDVGNIDPYAVPKQMGKFMLVDSGNPITTEDIVERIIRHRLEYEARNTKKEKKEIEVYEAMQRVKLAEKCG, encoded by the exons TTACGATATGGTGCATTTCGGCCATGCAAACTCCCTGCGTCAAGCGAAAGCACTCGGCCACAAGCTTATCGTAGGAATCCACAACGACGAAGCTATCACTAAAAATAAAGGCCCGCCGGTTTTTACACAGGAAGAGAG atACAAAATGGTACGCGGTATCAAATGGGTGGACGAAGTTGTGGAGGATGCCCCCTACGTGACCACGCTAGAAACGCTGGACAGCAACAACTGTGATTTCTGTGTGCACGGAG ATGACATCACGCTGACGGCCGATGGCGTTGATACGTATCACTTAGTAAAAGAGGCCAACCGGTACAA GGAGGTTTCACGAACGGCCGGTGTGTCGACAACGGATCTGGTGGGTCGTATGCTTCTGATGACGCGGAATCACTTCAAACAAG GCTCATCCAAGCTGGGTCAGGACCATTCCGCTCGCAGTCCCTGGACTGGCTGTTCGCAATTTCTCCCGACAACGCAGAAGATTATCCAGTTCAGCGATGGCAAAGCACCGCAGCCAACGGACCGAATTGTGTACGTTGCGGGAGCATTCGATCTGTTCCACGTGGGGCATCTTGATTTCCTGGAGAAGGCAAAATCTTACGGTGATTATCTGATCGTTGGACTGCACACCGATCCGGTGGTGAACGAGTACAAAGGCGGAAACTATCCGATTATGAATCTGCACGAGCGAGTCCTGAGCGTGCTGGCCTGCAAGTACGTCAATGAGGTAGTCATCGGTGCTCCCTACTCGGTCACGGAGGACTTGATGGAACATTTCAACGTTGATTTGGTGTGTCACGGGCAAACCCCAATTGCACCGGACGTTGGTAATATCGATCCGTATGCGGTGCCCAAACAGATGGGCAAGTTTATGCTGGTGGATTCCG GCAATCCCATCACGACGGAAGACATTGTGGAACGAATCATAAGACACAGGCTCGAGTACGAAGCGCGTAACACCAAGAAGGAAAAGAAGGAGATTGAAGTGTACGAGGCAATGCAGCGGGTGAAGCTTGCCGAAAAATGCGGTTGA